The Bradyrhizobium sp. CCBAU 051011 DNA segment CGGGCCGGCGAAATTGATGATATCGAGATCGAAGATGTCAACGGCCGGCTCGCGCCATCGGTCGGCACCTGTATGGTGATGGGCACCGCCAGCACCATGGCGTGTGTTACCGAGGCGCTGGGGCTGTCGCTGCCGATGAGCGCAACGATTCCTGCACCGCATGCCGAGCGATTTCGTTCGGCGGAAGCAAGCGGCAGGGTGGCGGCCGCGCTGGCCAAGGCAAAGGGGCCAAAGCCCAGCGAATTGCTGACGCCCGCGTCGTTCCGCAATGCGCAGGTGGTGCTGCAGGCGATCGGTGGCTCGACCAATGGCCTGATCCATCTCACCGCGATCGCCCATCGCTCGCCGCACAAGATCGACCTCGAAACATTCGACAAGCTCGGCCGCGAGGTGCCCGTGCTCGTCGATCTGAAGCCGTCGGGCGAGCATTACATGGAGCACTTCCATCATGCCGGCGGCGTGCCGAAATTGATGGCGCAACTCGGCGACCTCATCGATCTCGACGCAAAGACAATTACGGGGCAGACGCTGCGCGAGGTTGTGGCTGAAGCGGAAGATGTTCCGGGACAGGACGCGATCCGTCCGCGCGACAATCCGATCAAGGCTGAAGGCGCAATGGCGGTGCTGCACGGCAACCTTGCGCCGCGCGGGGCCGTCATCAAGCAATCAGCGGCGAGCCCGAAACTGCTGCAGCATACCGGCCGCGCCGTGGTGTTCGAATCCGTCGAGGATATGACGCTGCGGGTCGACGATCCCGATCTCGACGTCAACGCCGACGACGTGCTGGTGCTGCGCAATGCCGGCCCCAAGGGCGCGCCGGGCATGCCAGAAGCCGGCTATCTGCCGATTCCGAAGAAACTCGCACGCGGCGGCACCAAGGACATGGTGCGCATATCGGACGCGCGCATGAGCGGCACGGCGTTCGGCACCATCGTGCTGCATATCACCCCGGAATCGGCCGTCGGCGGCCCGCTCGCGCTGGTGAAGAACGGTGACATGATCCGCCTCGACGTCGCCAAGCGCAGCATCGACCTGCTTATCGATGATGCCGAACTTGAGAAGCGCCGCGCGGCGCTCGCGCCGGCCGCGACGCCCGATTGGGCGAGGCGCGGCTATGCGCATTTGTTCAACGAGACCATTTTGCAAGCCGACGAGGGCTGCGACTTCGACTTCATGCGCGGGCAGGGGAAGGACTAGCTCGGTGGCGTCATGCCCCGCGAAGGCGGGGCATCCAGTACGCCGAGGCGCTGTTGAATTGAGAGAGCGCAGCGTACTGGATCATCCGCTTTCGCGGATGATGACAGTTGAGCGGACGGCATCAATGCGCCGCTACTTCCCCTTGCTGGTGAACTTCTTCACGGCGACGCGGAAGTCTTCGGTCAGCATGGCGTCGATGATCTTCGCTTCCTCGGCATCGAGCTGCTGCTTTACCGGCGTCACCGCGGCCTGATAGACCAGCGACTTGGTGCCGGCGATCGCCGCGGGCGGGTTCTGCGCCAGCCGCTCGGCGAATTTGCGTGTTTCCGCTCTTAACTCCGCCGCCGGTACGACGCGGGCGACCAGGCCCCATTCATAGGCCTGCTGCGCGGTAAAGCTGTCCTCGGCCAGAAGTATCTGCAGCGCGCGGCGGGTGCCGACGGTGCCGACCATGCCGACTGTGCTGCCGCCATCAGGCGAGACGCCGATCTTGGCATAGGCCGGCGTGAAGCGGGCGTCGTCGGCGGCGATGCAGAGGTCGGTGACGAAGGCGAGCCCCATGCCGGCGCCGGCGGCGGAGCCGTTGACGCTGGAGAGAACGATCTTCGGCATCCGCCGCAGCGTCTCGATGAAGGCATGGTAGTGCTTCAATAGCTCGCCGACCACGGGCGCCACTGTATCGTTGGCGGCGGCGGCGCCAATGGTCTGCAAATCGCCGCCGGCCGAGAAGGCGCGGCCTTCGCCCTCGATCACCAGCACGCGGACAGCGTCATTGCCCTCGACCTCCGCGCCGAGCTGTTCGAGCTTCTGTGCGATCGACAGATTGATCGAATTGAAGGCCGCGGGGCGGTTGAGGGTAATGGTCGCAATCGGGCCCTCGATCCTGAGCAGGGCAGGGGCGGCGGTATCATCGGAAGTCGACATGGCAAGGCCTCGGGGCGCGAGGGTGGGCCGGCATTTAAATAGAGAAGTCAGGAGGTGACAATCCCCGGGCTGGACCGGCAAAAATGCGGCAAAGGCCGCCCTCAGGGCCACCGACGCCCTTGCGTCTCCTCGTGCCATGAGGTCAGATAGCATCTGTCATCGTTCGGGACGGACACGAGCGCCGCGCCCAGGGGACGAGACAGGCAAGCCAAAATCACTGGAGAGGAAACGACATGGGTCATTCCCGTGTGCTCGAACGTAGGATGTCCCTATGACGGCAGGAACAATTGTCATCATTGGCGCGGGCCACGCCGGCTATCAGCTTGCGGCCTCGCTGCGCCAGCACGGCTTTTCCGAACGCATCGCGTTGTTGAACGATGAGGGCCATCTGCCGTACCAGCGGCCCCCGCTATCCAAGGCCTATCTGAAAGGAACCGGCGGGCCCGACAGCCTGATGTTCCGACCGGAAAAATTCTATTCTGATCAGAACATCGACCTGATCTCCGATCGTGCGGTATCGATCGACCGCGCGGCACGCAAGGTGGCGCTCGCCTCCGGCACATCGCTCGACTATGGCCATCTGGTACTGGCGACCGGCGCCCGCAATCGCCTGCTCGATATTCCCAACGCCAATCTCGACAGCGTGCGCTATTTGCGGACGCTCGACGAAAGCCAGTCCCTGCGTGACTACATCACGGAAGGCCAGCGCGTCGTTGTCATCGGTGCCGGCTTTATCGGGCTGGAGTTCGCAGCGACGGCCCGGGCCAAGGGTCTCGAAGTCGACGTCGTCGAGCTTGCCCCGCGCGTGATGGCGCGCGCGGTGACGGCCGAGATCTCGGAGTTCTTCCAGTTGCGGCATACCGCGGCCGGCATTCACATTCATCTGGGTGTGCAGGTCACCAGTATCGAGAGCGACGGCCACAAGGTCACCGGCGTCAGCCTCAGCGATGGCCGGCACCTGAAAGCCGACCTGATCGTGGTCGGCGTCGGCGTGTTGCCCAATGTCGAGCTGGCGGCGCAGGCCGGCCTGCCGGTGGCGTCGGGGATCATCGTCGACGAGCATCTGCTCACCGCCGATCCCGATATTTCGGCGATCGGCGATTGCGCGCTCTATGAAAGCCCGCGCTTCGGCGGCTCGCTGCGGCTGGAGTCGGTGCAGAACGCCACCGACCACGCGCGCTGCGTCGCGGCCCGGCTGACCGGCGATGCCAAACCCTATGATGGCGTGCCGTGGTTCTGGAGCGATCAGGGTCCCGACAAGCTGCAGATGGTGGGACTGACCACCGGCTACGACCGCGTGGTGGTGCGCGGCGATCAGGCCCAGGCCGCGTTCTCCGCCTTTTGCTACAGGGATGGACGTCTAGTCGGCATCGAATCCGTCAACCGCGCGGGCGATCACATGTTCGGACGACGTCTGTTTGCCGTGAACGGATCAATCACGCCGGAGCAGGCGGCGGACACTGGCTTCGACCTGAAGAGTGCGCTGACTTAAGCCGGATTTGTCGGGTGGGCAAAGGCGCATTTGCGCCGTGCCCACCATCACGCGCTTCGCAAGAGTGGTGGGCACGCTTCGCTTTGCCCCACCCTACGAAGTCAGGTGCGCTTTGCGAGTAGTTCATCCACTTCGGCCGCCGCCGGCATCGACGGCGCGGCGCCCATTCGCTGCACGCAGATCGACGCGGCGGCATTGGCGTATGCGAGCGCGTCGCGGATCGGCGTTCCATTGGCAAGCTGCGCGGCGAGGGCGCCGACGAAGCAATCGCCGGCGCCGGTGGTATCCACGGCCTTAACAGCGCGTCCCGCAATCAGCGAAGGCTCGCCGCCGATCAACGCCAGCACGCCGCGCTTGCCCAGCGTAACGCAGATGATGGTGTCCGGGCCGGTTGGAAGGCGCCGCGCTGCCTCAATGAAGCGGGCAGGCTCGTCAGTGTCGTGAAGCACGCTCTGCGCAAGAAGCCCAAGCTCGGTTTCATTGAGAATGAGGATATCGACGAGTTCGAGCAGCCCGGGAGCACAGGCGAGCGCCGGCGCCGGATTGAGGATGGTGGTCGCCCCGGCCCCGCGCGCCCGTTTGAAGAAGGCGGCGATGGTCGCTTGCGGAATTTCGAACTGGCTCACCGCGACGTCGCCCTTGGCGAGCGCAGGCGCGGCAACGTCGTCGGCGCTGACCAGTGCATTGGCGCCGGGCACCACCACGATGGTGTTATCGGCGTCGGCGATGGTGATGACGGCCGTTCCAGTGTGGATATCCGCGGTGTCCTGGACCAGCGCGAGGTCGACGCCTTGCGCGGCGAGGAACGTCCGCAATTGCTGGCCGAACGCATCTACGCCCAGCCGGCCGATCAGCGTCGACGGCGCGCCGAGCTTGGCTGCGGCCACCGCCTGGTTGGCGCCCTTGCCGCCCGGAAAATAATGCACGGCTTGGCCGGCGACGGTCTCGCCGACCTTCGGATGCCGGTCGGCTGTCGCCACCACATCCATGTTGATGCTGCCGGCGACGAAGACGCGCCCCATCTCTAATCCCAAAATTCCTTCTTGCGCCCGATCTGGAATTCCTGCTTGACGGCATCGATGTCGGCAAGCGTCGGTAGTCCAGCCTCGTTGCCGAGGCGCTGGATCTTAAAGGTCGAGGCTGCGCGCGCAAACTCGAAATGCTCGTGCCAGCCTTTCGAGGGATTGTTGAGATACGAAAACACGTAGGCGCCATGGAATACGTCACCAGCGCCGTTGGTATCGAGCACGCGTTCGCGCGCGATCGGCAGCGCCGGCAGCTTGCGGACCGCGCCGGTCTCGTCATACCAGAGCAGGCCTTGCTCTCCCATGGTGACGCCGCCGACCCGGCAGCCGCGGCTCTTGAGATAATCGAGCATCGCTTCCGGCGTCTTGTCCATCTGCTCGCACAGCCGTTCGGCGACGATGGCGACGTCGATGAATTCCAGCAGTTCATGGGTGTTGGTGCGCAGGCCGCCGCCGTCGAGCGAGGTAAGAATGCCGTCCTCGCGGCAGAGCTTGGCATAATGGATGGCGGCATCCGGCTGGTGGCCGTCGATATGCAGCGCGCGGCAGCCCTTCAGGTTCAGCATCGGGAAGGGATGAATGTGCTCGTCGTCGCGGCAGCGCACGATGGCGCGCTTGCCTTCCTTCGGCATGATGAACGACAGCGAGGAGGAATTGACCTTGCGCGGGTGGATCGAGATTCCGTATTTCGCGGCCATGTCCTGAAACATGCGGCCTAGCCAGTCGTTCGCGACGGTGGCGATCAGGTCGGGCACGATGCCGAGCTTGGCGCAGCAGAACGCTGCGGTGACGGCGTTGCCACCAAACGACACTGCATAGGCGGAGGCCACATGTTTTTCGTCGCCGGTCGGCATGTGGTCCGTGATGAAGGTAACGTCGATATAGGTCTGTCCGATGAAGAGAGCCTGCATTCGTTTTCCGTCATGAGCTGAGGGGTGGTCCCGGCCCGGCGCACACACATTAGCACCGGTTATCGGATGCATTCGCCGAAATTATTCGCAACCGTGCCGTCTTTGCAGCTTGAGATGGGAGTATGAGGAGAATACGACCGTCCTTAGGGGCTCGGGTATAGGTCAGTATAACGGCTGACGGCTGCCCGGGTTTCCCGGCGGTGCGACAAAAGTGGAGGGAATTGATGACCGTTTATTCCGGTCCCGTATTCGATATGGCGGTTAACCAATTTGGCGTCATCGCCAACCATCTCGAAATCCCGATGGACGAGCGCGACCGGATCCTGATGCCGAAGCGGGCCATCACCGTCTCCTGTCCGATCCACCGCGATGACGGCACGGTCGCGGTGTTCGAGGGCTACCGGGTGCAGCATCACCTCACGCTCGGCCCCACCAAGGGCGGCACGCGATTCGCACCATCCGTCGATATCGGCGAGGTCGCAGCACTTGCGATCTGGATGAGCTGGAAATGCGCACTCGTCGGGCTGCCTTATGGCGGCGCCAAGGGTGGCGTCAACGTCGATCTCTCCACCATTTCCAAACGCGAACTGGAAGCGCTGTCGCGGCGCTACATGCAGGAGATGATTCCCTTCGTCGGTCCGCATACCGACGTGATGGCGCCCGACATGGGCACCAACGAACAGGTGATGGCCTGGTTCATGGACACCTATTCGATGTATCAGGGCCAAACCGTAACCGAGATCGTCACCGGCAAGCCGGTCTCGTCGGGCGGCACGCTCGGCCGGCGCGAAGCAACGGGGCGCGGCGTCGCCTATCTCGCCAGGCGCGTGCTGAAGGAGCTGTCGATCAATCCGGGCACCGCCACCGCCGTGATCCAGGGGTTCGGCAATGTCGGCTCCTATGCGGCGCTGGAGCTGCAGCAATACGGGTTGAAGATCATCGCCGTCAGCGATCACACCGGCGCGCTGCATGATCCGGCCGGGCTCGATATTCCCGCGCTGATGCGGCACGCTGGCACACACGGCAGCATCGCCGGCTTCTCCAACCAGATGACTTTCGATCCCGAGGCAATTCTCACGCTGCCCTGCGACGTGCTGGTGCCGGCGGCGATGGAGCGCGTCATCGATGCGAACGTCGCCGAAAACCTGAAATGCCGCGTGCTGGCGGAAGGCGCCAATGGTCCGACCACGCCGGAAGCCGATCTGGTGCTGGAAAAGCGCCAGGGTGAAGTGTTCTTGATCCCCGACATTCTCTGCAATTCCGGCGGCGTGGTGGTCAGCTACTTCGAATGGGTGCAGGATCTGCAGCAATTGTTCTGGGAGGAAGAGGAAGTGACGCGGCGCGAATACGCCATCCTCGATCGCGCCTTCGATACCATGCTGGCGCGTGCGAAAGCGGACAAGATCCCGCATCGGACCGCGGCGATGGCGATCGGCGTGGAGAAGGTCCGCGCCGCCAAGAACACGCGAGGCCTGTTCCCATGATCACCGGCCTCGATCACGTCGTCGTTCTCACGGGCGACATCAACGCGGCCTCCGCGGCTTACCGGACCTTGTTTGCCCGCGCGCCGGCCTGGCAGAACAGCGGCGATGGCGCCGACCGTGTCCTGTTCACACTCGATAACACGACGCTGGAGTTGATGGCGCCGAGTGGCGAGGGGGCAGATGCGGACCGCATTCGCGCGGTGCTGGCGGCCCAGGGTGAGGGACTCGCAAGCATCTGCTTCCGCACCAGCGACATCACTAGGATGCATCGCAGGCTCGACCGGCTCACGCTGAAGCCTGATGCCATTGCCGACGTCGAAAGCCGCGATGCGGCCTCGGGCGCGACGCTGACATGGAAGCGGACCCGCGCGGCGACCGAAGTCACGCGAGGCGTCCGCCTGTTCTTCCTCGAGCGCGACCAGGAACGACCGCTGTCAGTGCGAACCACGACCGCCTCGATCACGGCGATGGACCATGTCGTGGTCTCAAGTTCGGACCCCGAGCGGGCAGCCGCCCTCTATGGCGCGCGGCTTGGCCTCGACATGGCGCTCGACCGCTCGCACCCCGATTGGGGCCGGCTGATGTTCTTCCGCTGCGGTGACCTCATCGTCGAAGTAACGCACCGGCCGGGCAAGGAGGCAGATACGTCCCAGGACCGGCTGCGCGGCCTGTGCTGGCGCGTCGCCGACATCGACGCCACCCATGCGCGGCTCGTCCAGGCCGGTGTCGACGTCTCGGAAGTCCGCACCGGCCGCAAGCCGGGAACGCGGGTCATGACGGTGCGCAGCAGCACCTGCAGCGTGCCGACGCTGCTGGTGCAGCCGTCGGCGGGGAAGCCGTAGATCTTCCCTCTCCCCTTGTGGGAGCGAGACGAGCGAAGCTCGCTCTTGGGGTGGATCGAATGAGCGTCAGCTCATTCGAGGCGGGTGAGGGGTCTGTCTCCGCGGATAGAGACCCCTCATCCGCCTTCGCTATCGCGAAGGCACCTTCTGCCACAACAAGGGGAGAAGGGAAGAAGGCCGTCGCCACGTTCTCAAACGCTTCCCTGCATGCTACAGCTTGCTCTGCACGAGTATCGAGCGACTGATTTGGCAAAGGCAAAACGCGTTCAGAAATGGCAGCGGGACCCGGAGGGGATGCGGCTTCGCATTCTCGAGGCGGCCAAGCAGGAATTCGCCGCCCATGGCCTCGCCGGCGCGCGCGTCGACCGCATCGCGGCCAATGCCGGCGCCAACAAGCGCATGCTGTATTACCACGTCGGCAACAAGGAAGACCTCTATCTCACGGTGCTCGAAGGCGCCTATGAGAAGATCCGTTCCGAGGAGCGCGGGCTCGATCTCGAGCATCTCGATCCGCCCGAGGCGATCGAACGGCTGATCGACTTCACGTGGAATTATTTTCTACGCAACCCGGAATTCCTGGCGCTGCTCAATACCGAAAACCTTGCCAAAGCGCGCCATCTGAAGCGTTCGACCAAGGTCAAATCGATGCACTCGCCATTCGTCGAGATGATCCGCACCGTGGTGCGGCGCGGCGTCGAAAGCGGCGATTTCCGCGTCGCCGTCGATCCGGTGCAGCTCTACATATCGATCGCGGCGCTATGCTTCTTCTATCTCTCCAACAGCGCCACGCTCTCGGTGATCTTCGGCCGCGACCTCCTGAAGAAGGAGGCGAGGGACGAGCGGCTGGCGCATATGGTGGCGCTGGTGCTGGCGGCGCTGACGGGGAAGTCGACGGCGGATTTCGGCAAGGCCGTGGGGCAGGGCGTGCGGTCGCCGGCGCATCAGCCGGTTTGACTTTTTCGTCCCAGCGAAAGCAGGAACCGATACGCCGCGCCCCCTAGATTCGAGGTCGGTAGTCCTTGATCCTGCTGTAACAATTGACATCGGTGGTTATGGGTTCCTGCTTTCGCAGGAACGACGACGCGAGCGCAAATTGCCGCACGAAAACCCGCTTGCCAGTATTTATCCAACGAGTTAATTTCCCGCCCGAAAAGAAGATCGACAGGGAGTGGGACGTGGCCGAGCTGAAGCGCGAGAGTGGCTTGTCGAAAGCGCTGAACGCGGCGTGGGTTCGGCCGTTTCTGTTCCTGCTGTTCATCGTGATGATGTGGGACGTCACCATCCGCCTGTTCCAGATTCCGGCCTATCAGATCCCGGCTCCCGGCGACGTCGTGGCGGTGCTGCGGACCGAGTGGCCGGAACTGCTGCGGCAGTCCTGGCCCACGACCTATGCCACCATCTGCGGCTTTCTGCTGTCGGCGGTGTTCGGCATTCCCGTCGCCATGCTGATCGCGGGATCAAAGACGGTCGAAAGCTATATCTATCCGCTGCTGGTATTCTCGCAGTCGGTGCCGAAGATCGCGATCGCGCCGCTGTTCGTGGTCTGGTTCGGTTTCGGCATCATTCCGAAAGTGATCTCGGCGTTCCTGCTCGGGTTTTTTCCGGTGGTGGTGTCGGCGGTGCAGGGCTTCAAATCGGTCGACCCTGATATGGTCGATCTTGCGCGAGCCATGCAGGGCAGCCGCTTCCGCGTATTTTGCGCCGTCAATCTGCCGCATGCGATGCCGGCGATCTTCTCCGGGCTGAAGGTCTCGATCACGCTCGCCGTCGTCGGCGCCGTTGTCGGCGAGTTCGTCGGCTCCAATTCAGGCATCGGCTATGTGATGCAGCGCTCGATTGGAACGTTCGACCTGCCGACGATGTTTGCCGCGCTGGTGATCCTGGCGCTGCTCGGCGTGGTCCTGTTCTGGGTCGTCGACCGCATCGAACGCCTCGTGATTCCCTGGCATGTCAGCCAGCGCGACGACATCATTTTTGCTTCGTAGGCCAAGCCAACAAACGGTCCGCTCAAGGGCCGCATCACCACGGGAGGATGACCATGATACGAACGATAACGGCGATCTCCGCCGCCCTGATCTGGACCGCGCTTTCGGTGCTTCCGGCATCGGCCGCCGACAAGGTCGTGCTGATGCTGAACTGGTACGTCTATGGCGAGCACGCGCCGTTCTACTACGGCAAGGCCAAGGGCATCTATGCCGCCGAGGGCATCGACCTCGAGATCCAGGAAGGCCGCGGCTCGGCGGCGACCACGCAGGCCGTTGCGGCCAAGACCGCCAATTTCGGCTATGTCGACGTGCCCACCATGATGCGCGCGGCCGTGAAAGGCGCGCCGATCGTCGCCACCGGCGTGCTGCTGCAGACCAGCCCGATGTCGGCGATGGGGTTTGTCGAAAAGAACATCAAGAAGCCCGAGGACATCAAGGGCAAGACGGTGGCGATCACGCCGGCCGACTCGATGACGCAGATCTGGCCGCTGTTCCTGAAGAAGACCGGCCTGAAGGAAAGCGATTTCCAGACGGTCGCCGGCGACGGCCAGACCAAGCTGAACGCCGTCATCAACGGCCAGGCTGACCTGCTGCTCGGCTATGTCATGGACCAGTCGATGAAGATCAAGGACGCCACCGGCAAGGACGTCAACGCGATCAAGTTCGCCGACTACGGCATCAACATGGTCTGCTCGGGCGTCGTCGCCAACACCGAGTTCGTCAAGGCCAACGCCGATCTCGTCAAGCGCTTCATGTCGGCGACGACGAAAGCCGTCGAAGCCGCAGAGAAGGATGCCAAGGGCGCCGCACAGGCGATCCTCGACGCCAACCCGAAGGGCGGCAAGATAGAAACGCTGACGCAGGGCTTCGAGTTGACGATCCCGCTCTACCGCACGGCCGAAACCAAGAACAAGCGCCCGTTCCAGGTGACCGACCAGAACATGACCGACACGGTCAACCTGATGGTCGAATATGGCGGACTGGACGCCAAGGCCAAGGACAATCCGAAGGCGTTCTATACCAACGACTACCTGCCGCAGGGCGGTTCGTGAGCGGATATTTCGAAAGAAGTCCCGTCATTGCGAGCGAAGCGAAGCAATCCATGGCGCCGCAAAGCAAGTGTGGATTGCTTCGTCGCTTCGCTCCCTTGCGCAAACGCTTCGCGCTTGTTGCAGGCAATGACGATTCCCTATCACCGCTCCCGAATGGACTTAGCTGAATGAACCCCGCGACGAAACCAACCGAGTTCGATCAACCAGCCGCGCATCTGCGTCTGGTCTCCGATCGCGCCGGCAGCATGGCGTCGGGCATTACGCTCTCCGGCGTCTCAAAGACCTATCGCTCGCGCGACGGCGACGTGCCGTCGCTGCGGCCACTGGATTTCCATATCAACGAGGGCGAGTTCTTTGTCGTGGTCGGCCCGTCCGGCTGCGGCAAGTCCACGCTGCTCAAGATGATTTCCGGGCTGCTCGCGCCTTCGACCGGCGAAATCCTGGTCGAAGGCGAGAAGGTGACAAAGCCGCATGGCAATGTCGGCATCGTGTTCCAGAACGCGCTGCTGCTGCCATGGCGCAACATCCTTTCCAACGTGATGTTGCCGATCGACATGAAGAAGCTGCCGCGCGACGAATATCTGCCGCGGGCGAAAGCGCTACTGAAGCTCGTCGGTCTCGAAGGGTTCGAAAAGAAACTGCCGTGGCAATTGTCCGGCGGCATGCAGCAGCGCGCCTCGATCTGCCGCGCGCTGGTGCACGATCCCAAGATCATGCTGATGGACGAGCCGTTCGGCGCGCTCGATGCCATGACGCGCGAGAAGATGAATGTCGAGCTGATGCGAATCCAGCGCGAAACCGGCAAGACGGTGCTGCTGATCACGCATTCGATTCCGGAAGCCGTGTTCCTCGCCGACCGTGTGCTCGTCATGACCGAGCGGCCCGGCGCGATCGCGGCGATCTACGACGTGCCGCTGCCGCGCCCGCGCTCGCTGGACGCAATGGCCGATCCCGCCTTCACCGAACTGGTGCAGCGGATTCGCAAGCACTTCTTCACCCAAAGCGCGCTGGACTGAAAGCTGGCTTGATGCCGTATCGTTTGGCCGTACGAGACATCTCCTTTTTTGAACGTCCGGTCACTTTCGCCCGGCCGTTCCGGTTCGGTGCGGTCGTCATCAACGCAACGCCGCAGGCTTTCGTGCGCGTTGAGATCGAGGTCGAAGGCAAGGGGACGGCAACGGGGGCCAGTGCCGAATTTCTGGTGCCGAAATGGTTCGACAAGCGGCCGCATCTCTCGCCGCAAGAGACTGTAACCGAGTTGCGACGCACGCTGATGATCGCGCGGGATTTCTATCTCGCACATATGACGTTTGAGACAGCGTTCGGCCTACACGCCGCCTGTATCGGCGCACAGATCGAGGCCTGCGCCAAAGAAGACATCCCGCCGCTGGCTGCGGCGTATGGCCCGGCCGAAATCGACAAGGCAATCCTGGATGCGCTGCTGCGCTGCACGGGTGCAAACTTCTTCGACGGTATGGCCGCGAACATTGCCGGTATCGATGCGCGCTTGTCGCGCGATCTCGGCGACAATGACGTGACGCAGTTTCTCGCAGGCCGCAAACGGCTGGAGCGCGTCGCGATCCGGCACACGGTTGGCATGGACGACAAGGTCGAAGGCGACGGCGGGGTTGCCGACAGACGAGAAAATGCCGGCGCGCGCTATTTCAAGCTCAAGCTCAACGGCGATCCCGCACACGATGCGGATCGCCTGACCCGGATCGGCAAAGAACTCGCATCACTGCCGTACGATTACCGCGTCACACTGGACGCTAATGAGCAATATGCCGATCTCGCAGTCTTGAGCGCTCTGGTCGAACGGCTTGATCGTGATCCCGCGCTGCGGCCGATCGCATCGAAATTGCTCTACATCGAACAGCCGATGCCGCGAGACATCACGAAGGCCTCGCCACTCGGTGCGTTGGCGCGCTGCGACTTCATTGTCGACGAAGCCGACGATTGCTACGACGCGTTCCCGGTGGCACGGGCGCTCGGCTATCGCGGCATCTCCTCGAAGTCTTGCAAAGGGATTTACAAGTCGGTGATCAACGCCACCCGCGCGGCCAAATGGAGCGCGGGCGGTGAACAATGCTTCATCGCAGGCGAAGATCTCACCTGTCAGGCCGGCCTTGCCGTGCAGCAGGATCTCGCACTCGGCGCGCTGATCGGCGTCACCCATGCCGAGCGCAACGGCCACCATTATGTCGATGGCTTTGGCGATACGCCTGCCACGGAGGCGGAAGCGTTCCTCGCAGGTCATCCCGATCTCTATGCCCGCGACGGCGAAAAAATCCGGCTCGCGATCGATGACGGCGATCTCCTGACGGGATCGCTGACGACACCGGGCTTCGCCACTGCCGTGCATCCGGACTGGTCCGCGATGTCGCCGCTCGCAGAGCCCACAGCAAAAATTTCTCTGGAGAAAGCAGTATGACGACCAAACGCCTCGGCCTGATCATGAACGGCGTGACCGGCCGGATGGGGCTCAACCAGCATTTGATCCGCTCCATCATCGCGATCCGCGACCAGGGCGGCGTGCTGCTATCCAACGGCGACCGCATGTTGCCCGACCCGATCCTGATCGGGCGCGACGCGGAGAAGGTCGAGAAGCTCGCCAAGCGCTTCAACGTGGAGCGATGGTCGACCAATTTCGACAAGGCGCTTGCGGACACGAACGATAGCATCTTCTTCGATGCCGCGACCACGCAGGCGCGTCCGTCGCTGCTGACCAAGGCGATCGAGGCCGGCAAGCACGTCTATTGCGAAAAGCCGATCGCGACCAATCTCGAAGAGGCGATCGCGGTGCTGAAGCTCGCCA contains these protein-coding regions:
- a CDS encoding Glu/Leu/Phe/Val dehydrogenase, producing the protein MTVYSGPVFDMAVNQFGVIANHLEIPMDERDRILMPKRAITVSCPIHRDDGTVAVFEGYRVQHHLTLGPTKGGTRFAPSVDIGEVAALAIWMSWKCALVGLPYGGAKGGVNVDLSTISKRELEALSRRYMQEMIPFVGPHTDVMAPDMGTNEQVMAWFMDTYSMYQGQTVTEIVTGKPVSSGGTLGRREATGRGVAYLARRVLKELSINPGTATAVIQGFGNVGSYAALELQQYGLKIIAVSDHTGALHDPAGLDIPALMRHAGTHGSIAGFSNQMTFDPEAILTLPCDVLVPAAMERVIDANVAENLKCRVLAEGANGPTTPEADLVLEKRQGEVFLIPDILCNSGGVVVSYFEWVQDLQQLFWEEEEVTRREYAILDRAFDTMLARAKADKIPHRTAAMAIGVEKVRAAKNTRGLFP
- a CDS encoding VOC family protein → MITGLDHVVVLTGDINAASAAYRTLFARAPAWQNSGDGADRVLFTLDNTTLELMAPSGEGADADRIRAVLAAQGEGLASICFRTSDITRMHRRLDRLTLKPDAIADVESRDAASGATLTWKRTRAATEVTRGVRLFFLERDQERPLSVRTTTASITAMDHVVVSSSDPERAAALYGARLGLDMALDRSHPDWGRLMFFRCGDLIVEVTHRPGKEADTSQDRLRGLCWRVADIDATHARLVQAGVDVSEVRTGRKPGTRVMTVRSSTCSVPTLLVQPSAGKP
- a CDS encoding TetR/AcrR family transcriptional regulator encodes the protein MRLRILEAAKQEFAAHGLAGARVDRIAANAGANKRMLYYHVGNKEDLYLTVLEGAYEKIRSEERGLDLEHLDPPEAIERLIDFTWNYFLRNPEFLALLNTENLAKARHLKRSTKVKSMHSPFVEMIRTVVRRGVESGDFRVAVDPVQLYISIAALCFFYLSNSATLSVIFGRDLLKKEARDERLAHMVALVLAALTGKSTADFGKAVGQGVRSPAHQPV
- a CDS encoding ABC transporter permease; translated protein: MAELKRESGLSKALNAAWVRPFLFLLFIVMMWDVTIRLFQIPAYQIPAPGDVVAVLRTEWPELLRQSWPTTYATICGFLLSAVFGIPVAMLIAGSKTVESYIYPLLVFSQSVPKIAIAPLFVVWFGFGIIPKVISAFLLGFFPVVVSAVQGFKSVDPDMVDLARAMQGSRFRVFCAVNLPHAMPAIFSGLKVSITLAVVGAVVGEFVGSNSGIGYVMQRSIGTFDLPTMFAALVILALLGVVLFWVVDRIERLVIPWHVSQRDDIIFAS
- a CDS encoding ABC transporter substrate-binding protein, which encodes MIRTITAISAALIWTALSVLPASAADKVVLMLNWYVYGEHAPFYYGKAKGIYAAEGIDLEIQEGRGSAATTQAVAAKTANFGYVDVPTMMRAAVKGAPIVATGVLLQTSPMSAMGFVEKNIKKPEDIKGKTVAITPADSMTQIWPLFLKKTGLKESDFQTVAGDGQTKLNAVINGQADLLLGYVMDQSMKIKDATGKDVNAIKFADYGINMVCSGVVANTEFVKANADLVKRFMSATTKAVEAAEKDAKGAAQAILDANPKGGKIETLTQGFELTIPLYRTAETKNKRPFQVTDQNMTDTVNLMVEYGGLDAKAKDNPKAFYTNDYLPQGGS
- a CDS encoding ABC transporter ATP-binding protein; protein product: MNPATKPTEFDQPAAHLRLVSDRAGSMASGITLSGVSKTYRSRDGDVPSLRPLDFHINEGEFFVVVGPSGCGKSTLLKMISGLLAPSTGEILVEGEKVTKPHGNVGIVFQNALLLPWRNILSNVMLPIDMKKLPRDEYLPRAKALLKLVGLEGFEKKLPWQLSGGMQQRASICRALVHDPKIMLMDEPFGALDAMTREKMNVELMRIQRETGKTVLLITHSIPEAVFLADRVLVMTERPGAIAAIYDVPLPRPRSLDAMADPAFTELVQRIRKHFFTQSALD